The genomic DNA AACTTGTGCACTCACTTAGATGCAAGTACTTTATGTTTGGGATTCCAGATAAGTTTGGGATTTTTTCTAAGAATTGACAACCCCGCAAATTCATAGATGTCAGTTTGGCAAATGCTGTGAAACAAGAACACAAAAGCAGGAAATAATTAATCACATGcttcaaaagacaaaaacttagaaaacaattttttatttttttcattatgaaattaacaaatctatttgaaattatatataatagatgaaaataatttcaaatacatACCTTAAATCCCTCCAATTGTTTGATATGACTGCAAGGCATATTGAACTCAACAAGACGATTTCCTTGAAAATTAGGTGGCAAAGATTGTAACTGACATCTACCCCAATCAATAAATCTTAACGCTCTGGGCAGATAGTTAATGTGCCTGCATAGAGATGCATTacggtttatgaaaatttgaaaatttaccatattacTGAAGCATTTTGGATTCAAGGTTATCTCAGCTTCTAGAAGCTTCACCATGATGCCtttaatatttcttgttcCCTAAGATGGAAAAGCATTAACATTAAAATACGAAGTCATATTACAAACCAAAATGCAAGCACATTTTGTTAAGAAAATTATATAGGTTACATAAGGTATTCTTTCTTGTCAAATTGAATATAATAACATATGTGATACTTACTGTACTTTCTGTTTGAACTTGTTTGACATCCTCGTAAAACCACAATCTACTATGCTGGCCAGGATCATTGGGGGATTCTTTGTGAACTATATCCTTAACCAGGTTTGCTAGCAAGTCGTGCATTAAAATCTTACTCCATTCAATAGTTATCAATGCCTTATCAACGAATTCTTCAATGAATCTTTTGGGTACCATTTGTAGCACATAGTCCTCATATTCACCCTTGAAGAAACATGCAATGTCGAGAAAATATTCTTTTGCGCTATCATCCAAGGCATCATAACTTTTTTGAAGTATTCTCTTCAATATGTGTATAAGGTTCTCCTTCATAACCATCTAATATAACTTCCCAACTTCGTATATCTATACCACGAAGATGAGAACCTAAAATTGCTAGAGCTAGTGGAAGGCCATCAGCGAAAGCTATTGCACGTTGTGCGAGTTCCAAATAATCATTTGGAGGTTCATTTGTTCCGAAGGCATTCGAACTGAAAAGTTCAAGAGCTTGGTAGTCAAATACCTTATGGACCCCGTATATCAACTCAATTCCATGGCATTTTAGCAATCCGCTATCTTGTGTAGTTATGATGACTCTGCTACCCTCACCAAACCAACCAACTCCAGCCAAGTTGTCTAATTGGTCCAACTGATTCACATCATCAAGAATTAAGAGAATCTTTTTATGCCTCAGCTGTTCTTTTATAACACCGATTCCTTCATCAACACTCTGAATTTTCAACTTTTTGCCTAGATACTTATCAAGAAGAGTCTTCTGTAGCTGGATTAGGCCTCCATGTGGCGAATTTTCCCTAACATTTTCAAAGAAACAAGTTCCTTCAAACTCATGGGCAATTGCATTCCATATAGCTTTTGCAATTGTTGTCTTGCCTATTCCAGATGTCCCCCATATCCCAATCATGCGACGACCATTCCCATCAACATCTAAAAGCTTTTTCACATCTTGTACATGAGACTGAATTCCAACTGGGTGCTTGGCCACATTCCAATATGTGCGTCTCAGTACTTGGCTTAAGATTCCATCAACAATGTTGTTGATAAATGTAGCTTCATACCTGCCAGTTTAACCAAATTAGACACATTTAATGAATCAGATTTAAACATCCAACCGCGCAAAAGAATGCAACATACAGCtatcaaaaa from Prunus dulcis unplaced genomic scaffold, ALMONDv2, whole genome shotgun sequence includes the following:
- the LOC117613734 gene encoding disease resistance protein RPP4-like; this encodes MIGIWGTSGIGKTTIAKAIWNAIAHEFEGTCFFENVRENSPHGGLIQLQKTLLDKYLGKKLKIQSVDEGIGVIKEQLRHKKILLILDDVNQLDQLDNLAGVGWFGEGSRVIITTQDSGLLKCHGIELIYGVHKVFDYQALELFSSNAFGTNEPPNDYLELAQRAIAFADGLPLALAILGSHLRGIDIRSWEVILDGYEGEPYTHIEENTSKKL